The following are from one region of the Thermodesulfobacteriota bacterium genome:
- a CDS encoding Nif3-like dinuclear metal center hexameric protein has product MPSLKKVVSFLDKYLKVNEIEDSSWNGLQFEGRSSVDKIAFAVDASVKSFEEAVEINADMLVVHHGHFWSNHNPSISGWSKDRIKVLYDNDLSLYACHLPLDRHKEVGNNAEILKLLGAPIKKEFMHHKGKNIGWLGERKRAVSITDIESKLNDKLDTKCIVLPFGTNNVKTIAVCSGGGSYSGFYEALEMGADLYITGDTAELYYTAQDSGMNVIFAGHHATETVGLKALSKVVQKKLKVDTTFIDLPTGL; this is encoded by the coding sequence ATGCCATCACTAAAGAAAGTCGTAAGTTTTCTTGATAAGTATCTAAAAGTTAATGAAATCGAGGACTCAAGCTGGAACGGTCTTCAGTTTGAAGGCCGCTCCAGTGTAGATAAAATCGCATTTGCTGTTGACGCCTCGGTCAAATCTTTTGAAGAAGCTGTGGAAATTAACGCTGATATGCTAGTGGTTCATCACGGCCATTTCTGGAGCAATCACAATCCCTCAATTTCTGGCTGGTCAAAAGATAGAATCAAAGTTCTCTATGATAACGATCTATCGCTATATGCATGCCACCTGCCGCTCGACAGACACAAAGAAGTGGGTAACAACGCAGAGATACTTAAACTCCTAGGTGCTCCAATAAAAAAAGAGTTTATGCACCATAAAGGTAAGAATATCGGATGGTTAGGGGAGAGAAAACGCGCGGTATCAATCACAGACATAGAAAGTAAATTAAATGATAAGCTAGATACAAAGTGCATAGTTCTTCCCTTCGGGACTAACAATGTAAAAACCATTGCCGTATGCAGCGGCGGAGGAAGCTACTCTGGGTTTTACGAAGCGCTCGAAATGGGCGCAGATCTTTATATAACAGGCGACACAGCTGAACTCTACTATACGGCCCAGGACTCAGGTATGAACGTAATATTTGCAGGTCATCACGCAACAGAAACTGTTGGTCTTAAAGCCCTATCAAAAGTTGTCCAAAAAAAGCTTAAAGTTGATACCACCTTTATAGATTTACCCACAGGGTTGTGA
- a CDS encoding GlsB/YeaQ/YmgE family stress response membrane protein codes for MAIISWIIFGLVAGAVAKMILPGKDPGGFIMTIVIGIVGALVGGFIANILGFAGVQPGFDLQSFIFAVIGSIVLLLIYRMVKR; via the coding sequence ATGGCAATTATATCTTGGATTATATTTGGTTTGGTAGCAGGAGCTGTAGCTAAAATGATTCTTCCGGGCAAAGACCCCGGCGGATTCATAATGACAATTGTTATAGGTATCGTAGGCGCGCTCGTTGGCGGGTTTATTGCAAATATTCTTGGATTTGCTGGTGTTCAGCCAGGTTTTGATCTTCAAAGCTTCATTTTCGCAGTTATAGGTTCAATTGTGCTTCTTCTTATCTATAGAATGGTGAAAAGGTAA